The genomic stretch AAGACCACGCCGGAAGCGTCCAGGCCATGCCTGTTCTCGGGCCTTCTGACACTCGACTGCGACAGCATCCTGTGCTCGACATGGCGGCCAAAGTCCACGACCGCGGCGCGCGGCGAGATCGACGCCCAAGAAAAGTTTATCTCGTTTTTCAAAGTCGGCGTGTTAACGCGCGTGATGAGCGGACGCGATACGGCGTCGCTTGAAACAGGCGCGGGCGCGCGCGCCGCCAATACCCAGGTCGATGACCTCGGCGAAGTCATCCGCTCGCTCGACAAGAAAGCGCAGGGCGAATACTCGCTGCGCTTCCTTGTGGCCGCGCGTAGCGTGGACGAACTGCGCGGCATCGCCCCCGCTGTGCATCGCGTCTTCGTCGATGCGCGGGCGCAGGTGATGGAAGAAACGCTTGGAAACCTGTCGGCGTTCTATGCGCTGTTCCCCGGCAACCAGAAGTTCAACGTCTTTCCGATGTGGCTGGCCGAAGACCATCATGCACGTCTGTCTTCGATCTTCGCGCCCAATCTGGGCCATCCATACTCAGAGGACTTGGACAACGAGTACCTGAGCGTCTTCGAGACGCGCACACGGACGCCGTTCTTTCAGGACGTGTATGTAGACGGCGTGCGGGTCATGCTGATCCTCGGACCGACGGGCAGTGGTAAGTCCGTGCATGGGAATCTGTCTATCGCCCACGAACAGAAGTATGGCGGGTTCACCTACATCTTCGACATCGGCGGCAGCTACGAAAGTGTCGTCGAACTGTACGGGGGCCGCGTGGACCGCATCGGCAAGGACGGCCCGCGCGTGAATCCTTTCGCGCTGGAGCCAACTGAAAGCAATATCACCTTTCTCTATTCGTTCGTGAAGCTCCTGCTCATGAACGGCGGCGCGGAGTTGGAACCCGAAGACGACGACGTGATCCACAAGGCCGTGCGGGATATGTACCTGCTCGACCAAGAGAACCGCCGACTGTCCAATCTCTTTCTGCCTAAGAAGTTGGACAGGTACCTGTCGAAATGGGTTGGCAACGGTGTCTATCACGCAGTCTTTGACAACGTGGAGGACAGTCTCTCGTTATCCCGTCTTCAATGCTTCGACTTCCAGGGCGTGAACAACGAGCAATACGCTGACCTGATCGAGCCGGTCATGGTCTGGCTTCTGCGCCGCATCAATGACGTTCTTTACAACCCCGCCAATCTTGGCGTACCGAAACACATCCTCATCGAAGAAATCTTCTCTTCGATGAAGAATCGCCAGTTGCTCGAAGGCGCGCTGGCCTCCATCAAGACCGTGCGCAAAAACCTGGGCGGCGTGACGATGATCGGCCAGTCCGCCGAGGACCTGGGTGCGAACGCCGATTCGATTGTAAATTCCTGCACGTCGTTTCTCTTTCTCAAAGACGCCACCTTCAACCGGAAACGGTATGCGGAACTGTTCAAGATGAACGAACAGCAGCTCGCTCTCTTCGAGAGCCTGCGCGACCGCGAAGGGTTGTATATGCGCCGTGACGGTCTGACCAAAGTTGTTCGGCTCAACCTTGACAGCCGCAGTTACGCAATCTTTTCGACCAAGCCGAAAGACCGTGTGCGCCGCTCGAAGCTGATCGCCAAGTACGGACTCACCGAGGGCATCGCACGCTTTGCCCAGGGCGAGACCGCATAACCCAAACTCACCACAGAAAGGACACGAACGCCATGAGACCCCCTTTTCCTGTCGCTATCGGCCTTGGCCTGATGCTGGCCTCCGGCCAGTTGCACGCCACCGACTCCCATCCGCTTCAGCCCAGCGCGCCGCGCACGGTTATGGTCACGGAAGCGGAAACGCCACCGCAGGTACGTGCGGGCTTGCTCCAATCGACATTGATTGTCTTGCCCGCCGAAGAGAAGGTCGCCAACGTTTTCGCCGGCGACACGGTGGATTGGGTCTTCGACGGCGGTCATGTTGCCTCGCGCTTTATCAGCGTGAAGCCCAAGACGGCCAATAGCACCACCGACATCCACATCGTCTCCGATCACGGCAACGAATACACCCTTCAGTTGAAAGAGGTTTCCAGTGACCCGGACCCACACTTCGATTCCAAGGTCTTCATCAATCCAGGTGACCAAGGTGCCAAGGACCGCTTGGCGCAGCTTCCCGTCTTCGTTCCCGCGGCCGAGTTGGATAAGGCAAAACAGGAAGCTACTACCGCGAAGACCGCTCAAGCCGCGGAACTTAAAGCGGAACAAAC from Acidisarcina sp. encodes the following:
- a CDS encoding TrbG/VirB9 family P-type conjugative transfer protein, with product MRPPFPVAIGLGLMLASGQLHATDSHPLQPSAPRTVMVTEAETPPQVRAGLLQSTLIVLPAEEKVANVFAGDTVDWVFDGGHVASRFISVKPKTANSTTDIHIVSDHGNEYTLQLKEVSSDPDPHFDSKVFINPGDQGAKDRLAQLPVFVPAAELDKAKQEATTAKTAQAAELKAEQTKAEQYRSEYPGTLHFDYAWDEKKGKGLGLQQIWRDDKFTYLRGQFQETPALYELKDKKGSLINFDFNSGLYTVPKQLESGYLAIGKQKVEFHRTGGAK